The Geodermatophilaceae bacterium NBWT11 genome has a segment encoding these proteins:
- a CDS encoding IclR family transcriptional regulator gives MPGHGSSWSCDTAAVRTANGKLLAVLDAFGRDRPVLTLSELARAVGVPLSTAHRLVAELTAWGGLERDADGGYRVGLRLWELGALAPRGLGLREVALPFMEDLYEVTHENVQLAVRDGAEVVFVERFAARGAVTVLTRVGGRFALPPTGVGLVLLAHAPVEVQEEVLGAPLQRHTRHTVVDPGRLRRVLAEVRRAGHAVSDRQVTDDAVSVAAPVWERGQVVAALSIVVRGESAAVVRPFVPGVMAAARGISRSLPG, from the coding sequence CTGCCGGGCCACGGCTCGTCCTGGAGCTGTGACACTGCCGCGGTGAGGACGGCGAACGGCAAGCTGCTCGCCGTCCTGGACGCCTTCGGCCGGGACCGTCCGGTGCTCACCCTCTCCGAGCTGGCCCGGGCGGTGGGGGTGCCGCTGTCCACCGCGCACCGGCTGGTCGCCGAGCTCACCGCGTGGGGTGGCCTGGAGCGCGACGCGGACGGCGGCTACCGCGTGGGCCTGCGGCTGTGGGAGCTCGGGGCGCTCGCCCCGCGGGGACTGGGGCTGCGCGAGGTGGCGCTGCCGTTCATGGAGGACCTGTACGAGGTCACCCACGAGAACGTGCAGCTCGCGGTGCGGGACGGGGCCGAGGTGGTCTTCGTCGAGCGGTTCGCCGCCCGGGGCGCGGTGACCGTGCTGACCCGGGTGGGCGGGCGGTTCGCGCTGCCGCCCACCGGGGTGGGGCTGGTGCTGCTGGCGCACGCCCCGGTCGAGGTGCAGGAGGAGGTGCTGGGCGCCCCGTTGCAGCGGCACACCCGGCACACCGTGGTCGACCCCGGTCGGCTGCGCCGGGTGCTGGCCGAGGTGCGCCGCGCCGGGCACGCGGTCAGCGACCGGCAGGTCACCGACGACGCGGTGTCGGTCGCTGCGCCGGTGTGGGAGCGCGGGCAGGTGGTCGCGGCGCTGTCGATCGTGGTGCGCGGGGAGTCCGCCGCCGTCGTCCGGCCCTTCGTGCCCGGGGTGATGGCGGCCGCGCGCGGGATCAGCCGGTCGCTGCCGGGGTGA
- a CDS encoding oxidoreductase, giving the protein MRLRVAGRTEGAEGVVVLELADPTGADLPAWTPGAHVDLLLTDDLTRQYSLCGDPADRSVYRIGVLREPAGRGGSAYVHDRLREGDDVDVQGPRNHFELAPSPRYLFIAGGIGITPILPMAAAARAAGADHELHYGGRSRRSMAFLAELEGTLHPQDEVGLLDLDALLGTPRPDTLVYCCGPEPLLAAVEEHCAAWPAGTLHVERFASKGVGDVVRAEGFEVELSLTGTTITVTPEQSVLAALEAAGVDVLSSCQEGTCGTCETAVLAGEVDHRDSLLTPDEQAAHDTMFVCVSRAAGPRLVLEL; this is encoded by the coding sequence GTGAGGCTGCGAGTCGCGGGGCGGACCGAGGGCGCGGAGGGCGTCGTCGTCCTCGAGCTCGCCGACCCCACCGGCGCCGACCTGCCCGCCTGGACCCCCGGCGCGCACGTCGACCTCCTGCTGACCGACGACCTGACCCGGCAGTACTCGCTGTGCGGCGACCCGGCCGACCGGTCGGTCTACCGGATCGGGGTGCTGCGCGAACCGGCCGGGCGGGGCGGCTCGGCGTACGTGCACGACCGGCTCCGCGAGGGGGACGACGTCGACGTGCAGGGCCCGCGCAACCACTTCGAGCTGGCGCCCTCCCCGCGGTACCTCTTCATCGCCGGCGGCATCGGCATCACCCCGATCCTGCCGATGGCCGCCGCCGCGCGGGCAGCGGGCGCCGACCACGAGCTGCACTACGGCGGCCGCAGCCGGCGCTCGATGGCGTTCCTGGCCGAGCTCGAGGGCACGCTGCACCCGCAGGACGAGGTCGGCCTGCTCGACCTCGACGCCCTGCTCGGCACCCCGCGGCCGGACACGCTGGTCTACTGCTGCGGCCCCGAGCCGCTGCTGGCCGCCGTCGAGGAGCACTGCGCCGCTTGGCCCGCCGGGACGTTGCACGTGGAACGGTTCGCCTCCAAGGGCGTCGGCGACGTCGTCCGCGCCGAGGGGTTCGAGGTCGAGTTGAGCCTCACCGGGACGACGATCACGGTCACCCCGGAGCAGTCCGTGCTGGCCGCGCTCGAGGCCGCGGGGGTCGACGTCCTCTCCTCCTGCCAGGAGGGCACCTGCGGCACCTGCGAGACCGCGGTGCTGGCCGGCGAGGTGGACCACCGGGACTCCCTGCTCACCCCCGACGAGCAGGCCGCCCACGACACGATGTTCGTCTGCGTCTCGCGCGCTGCCGGGCCACGGCTCGTCCTGGAGCTGTGA
- a CDS encoding GGDEF domain-containing protein, which produces MVVTGGQAAGAAVPVAVPSTAPTAARLEATLDDLEALSRFDRDMDLAARGAEVAAADARALGLTEFELRADLVAADVRRRRGHVAEAGRTAHDVHRWATDHEATHLLSRSHFLLASVFQELGDLAVALEHAVHAVELLADDAPAQLQIDHRVRLADCLGLQADATAQHRYSEVLERAEALGDLDRLLLILNNSAYTASLAGVHDTALERSTRLQALSAQHGIGLDVGRLDTVARVLVGLGRLDDAEAALRPALTPEVLAGSPDGDDGADFLLTHAEVQRARGHLGEAQASLDECVRRCETHGLTAIRVRARRAQAELHAAQGDFEAAYTEHVTYTRDALDQLDAQRDSRARTLQAMYETTEARRQSRRYRELSLRDPLTGLYNRRHVDDQLPALLVQAAVQGQATEVALLDLDHFKAVNDTCSHEVGDEVLRRVASLLEGAVTPEPPGSFAARMGGEEFLLVLVGLDAETAARRLEEVRRSIAEHPWESLTGAVPVTVSIGATSTRWSATAAPSELLSRADGHLYEAKRTGRDRVVDDRVTPAATG; this is translated from the coding sequence ATGGTGGTGACGGGCGGGCAGGCAGCGGGTGCCGCCGTGCCTGTTGCCGTGCCCTCGACCGCGCCCACCGCCGCCCGCCTCGAGGCCACCCTCGACGACCTCGAGGCCCTCTCCCGCTTCGACCGGGACATGGACCTGGCCGCCCGCGGCGCCGAGGTGGCCGCGGCCGACGCCCGTGCTCTCGGGCTCACCGAGTTCGAGCTGCGGGCCGACCTGGTGGCCGCCGACGTCCGCCGTCGCCGCGGGCACGTGGCCGAGGCCGGCCGCACCGCGCACGACGTGCACCGCTGGGCGACCGACCACGAGGCCACCCACCTGCTCTCCCGCAGCCACTTCCTGCTGGCCTCGGTGTTCCAGGAGCTGGGCGACCTCGCGGTGGCCCTGGAGCACGCCGTGCACGCCGTCGAGCTGCTGGCCGACGACGCCCCGGCACAGCTGCAGATCGACCACCGCGTGCGGCTGGCCGACTGCCTGGGCCTGCAGGCCGACGCCACCGCCCAGCACCGCTACTCCGAGGTGCTCGAGCGGGCCGAGGCCCTGGGCGACCTGGACCGGCTGCTCCTGATCCTCAACAACAGCGCCTACACCGCCTCCCTGGCCGGGGTGCACGACACCGCGCTGGAGCGCTCCACCCGGCTGCAGGCGCTGTCGGCCCAGCACGGCATCGGGCTGGACGTCGGCCGGCTGGACACCGTGGCCCGGGTGCTCGTCGGGCTCGGCCGCCTCGACGACGCCGAGGCGGCACTGCGGCCGGCGCTGACCCCGGAGGTGCTCGCCGGCTCCCCCGACGGGGACGACGGTGCCGACTTCCTCCTCACCCACGCCGAGGTGCAGCGCGCCCGCGGCCACCTCGGCGAGGCCCAGGCCAGCCTGGACGAGTGCGTCCGGCGGTGCGAGACCCACGGGCTGACCGCCATCCGGGTGCGTGCCCGCCGCGCCCAGGCCGAGCTGCACGCCGCGCAGGGTGACTTCGAGGCCGCCTACACCGAGCACGTGACCTACACCCGCGACGCGCTGGACCAGCTCGACGCCCAGCGGGACTCCCGGGCCCGCACGCTGCAGGCGATGTACGAGACCACCGAGGCCCGCCGGCAGAGCCGCCGGTACCGCGAGCTGTCGCTGCGCGACCCGCTGACCGGGCTCTACAACCGCCGCCACGTCGACGACCAGCTGCCCGCCCTGCTCGTGCAGGCCGCGGTGCAGGGCCAGGCCACCGAGGTCGCTCTGCTGGACCTGGACCACTTCAAGGCCGTGAACGACACCTGCTCCCACGAGGTGGGCGACGAGGTGCTCCGCCGGGTCGCCTCGCTGCTGGAGGGTGCCGTGACGCCCGAGCCGCCGGGTTCCTTCGCGGCCCGGATGGGCGGGGAGGAGTTCCTGCTGGTGCTGGTCGGGCTGGACGCCGAGACAGCCGCGCGACGCCTGGAGGAGGTCCGCCGGTCCATCGCCGAGCACCCGTGGGAGTCGCTCACCGGCGCCGTCCCGGTGACGGTCAGCATCGGTGCCACCAGCACGCGGTGGTCGGCCACGGCCGCCCCCTCGGAGCTGCTCAGCCGCGCCGACGGGCACCTCTACGAGGCCAAGCGCACCGGCCGCGACCGGGTGGTCGACGACCGGGTCACCCCGGCAGCGACCGGCTGA